atattttcagcaatgtttccatggtaacggaaaaagtgcaaaaaatgaaaatagcaaaaggtactactagaccataaaaagaaagtgtctatgaagtttcgtggaaatatctctgctggttttagagttatgctccggaaatgaacctactacaaaaatatgatattttcagcaatgtttctatggttacagaaaaaagcacaaaaagtgaaaacctaaaaatagcaaaaggcactactagaccataagaacaatgtgtctatgaagtttcatggaaatatctctgctggttttagagttgtgctccggaaacgattcttacacaaaaatctgccattttcagcaatgtttccatggttacagaaaaaagtacaaaaagtgaaaactttaaaatagcaaaagacacaactagaccataagacaaatgtgtctatgaagtttcgtggaaatatctcttctggttttagagttatgctccggaaacgaacctggtacaaaaatctgctattttcagcaatgtttctatggttacagaaaaaagtacaaaacgtgaaaaccttaaaatagcaaaaggcactacttgaccataagaccaatgtgtgtatgaagtttcgtggaaatatctctactggttttagagttatgctccggaaaccattcgtacggacggacggacggaacccatttgtatatcccccgccaacttcgttgggcgggggataattaccaaaagattttagcctttcaTGTAATGTCCGTAACTTATGTTCTAATTTGCCGATATATTCCACTGAAAGTCTTATAGTTATTTTCTTGTTTCAGAAGAAGATAATAAACTTCTAAAGAACATTTTTCGAGAAGGAGAATTCACTTCTGGAGAAGTAACTACCTTTCACTGATAAAAAGTCAGAGATAGAATGGATACTTACAGGCTGTCCCTCCCTCGGCATCTGTACCACACTGTGTTTGGACGCAGCCACTCGGATCTGTTTACCCCATACTTTGAATTTGTCTAGATATTGTAGTGCTAGCAAAGAAGAACAATCAACAGGTATTGAGGGCACCAAATCAATCGGCTTTAACAAAATCATCACAGGGTATTTAAGGCACAGAAAACACAATCATCAACTGATTTATACATGGCAATGTGATATGGTTAATATTCAATGATGTTTTTAACATTCTATAGAaccatgtaaatattgttaacaTTCTATAGAACCATGTAAATATTGTTGACATTCTATAGAACCATGTAAATATTGTTGACATTCTATAGAACCATGTAAATATTGTTGACATTCTATAGAACCATGTAAATATTGTTGACATTCTATAGAACCATGTAAATATTGTTGACATTCTATAGAACCATGTAAATATTGTTGACATTCTATAGAACCATGTAAATATTGTTGACATTCTATAGAACCATGTAAATATTGTTGACATTCTATAGAACCATGTAAATATTGTTGACATTCTATAGAACCATGTAAATATTGTTGACATTCTATAGAACCATGTAAATATTGTTGACATTCTATAGAACCATGTAAATATTGTTGACATTCTATAGAACCATGTAAATATTGTTGACATTCTATAGAACCATGTAAATATTGTTGACATTCTATAGAACCATGTAAATATTGTTGACATTCTATAGAACCATGTAAATATTGTTGACATTCTATAGAACCATGTAAATATTGTTGACATTCTATAGAACCATGTAAATATTGTTGACATTCTATAGAACCATGTAAATATTGTTGACATTCTATAGAACCATGTAAATATTGTTGACATTCTATAGAACCATGTTAATATTGTTTACAGATTTGACAGCATGTGGGTGAAGACACCATGAAAAGTGCCTCACCACTCGGTTGGACAAGGTTAGATATTATAGAGTGATGATGAAGTGTACATACCTTGTTGAGCTTGGAACGGTTCTGCCATTTGAATGAGAGCATTATCCTTCTTATTATACAATATCTTCACCCTATGTACGTCCCCATACACGCCTGGAATGGCCAGCATAGTCCATCTTagttatgtattttataatgcctatattcattttttttactttgggATTAAATTATATAGTTAGAGGTCAAATCCAATTTCTTATTCtctctttttgtttttgtttttggcTTTGCCGAAAGTTTCCACTTTTACACATCTATATATTATCTGAacctataaaatattttttcacacaatcacaatattgttattttaaaatcatggTCTGAATAAGAATCAGTGAAATACCTACATAATAAATTATTGACAAAGACGGAAATAATTGTGACATTGGTTTTGTTTAGAAATGTGCAACGGAAACTTGTCTTGACCAAAAAAAAATACCTAGTATTTTGACTAGATAGTTTCTATTATAAATTACTACcggaaataaatgaaataatataaagaGTGCTTTTTCAAACATACCAAAAAGGGTAAAGAGAGCATCTGGCGTGGCCATCTAGAGTTTGTCAGAGCAACAGGAAATAGCAGACAAAGGCGGAAAAAGGATGGATGGATGAGATCAGTGTCCGAACGAGCGAAGAAAATAGTCCACATGGAGGATGAACATCAGCGTAAGTGGGAACGAACGGGAAAAGAAAAAACAAGGGAAAACAATCAGTTGTATTGTTGTCAGTCAGTGTTAACATCCACTGAAGCGCACAGGTTTGGCATCCACCGACACGAGAAAATCAGTACCCTCTTACGCttgaataaatattatattatataagcaaCAGTGATtaataaatattgatgaaaattcTAAAACAAGAACAGCACCAGTATAATCTACAGACAGCAATGATCAGTGCTAAGTAGTATATACATTAAGTCTGCCCATTAGTCTCTATAATCAtataacatgtgtatatatataatacggAGTTGTCTCCCCTCACATGCGAAAATACGAGTCATGCACTTTATATCACCTTACAACCATACAGAAAGTCCCACCAACATGTTACCAGTTTGAAGGTGCAGCCAGTCTTACTGTTTCcatttatgaataaaattgttttttttcttcaaaatgatGGAGAAAATCCGCTAGTTTCGTTTATATCAGTCTtggttatttcatgtttttgcCCCTCCCCCTTGTACAAGATTTTTTACCCCACATAATAATTCAACTGTCTGAACCTTCCAACTGGGGCTGATAATAGTTATTGTGACTGGTAAAGCAAACTGCAGCTCTATCAAGTTGCAGCAAAAAAAAGCAtataaaatcatacacataaaCATGCCATCAATGTTCATGTGGCCACATGACCTAATATTTAGGTTTCGTCTCATTTTTACATCCAATTTTGTCTGAGAAAATTGTTCCTTTTGATCACACTTGGCAACACAAGTTTTGTGTGTAATTAGCTGGTAAGGGAAATCCTCAGAATATATTGTTTTCTGGTGAAGTCGATCTTCAGAATCTTTTGTTCCTTTTGCTGTATTATGTCCACATATGGAAATGCTTCCATGTGTAATCTTTACTGGATGGTGAAACATTGATAGCATGTACAAGTGATCATTATCAATAAACAGTGACTGTGCCTTCATGTGGTCATTTTCTTACTTTTGTTTTGTGATTAAGAACACTAAACAGAAATTCAGTGACAAAAGTGTTAATCATTTTAAACGGAAATCTGGTATAagatagaaaataaaatcagacaTTGATGCCTTTTAAAACAAGAAGGAGAAGATACTCCATGATTTACATTGTACGTGAAAAGAACAATTTGCTATCTAAATTTAAAAGCTTCATAAGAACTCCATGAATCTAGCTTTAAGtccttcaattttttttaatttattttttataagtaGTCTCTTTGCAAACACTTTAATGTTAAAGCCCTCCCTCTGGAGGGtgaatattttgaatatgatttataaaagCCGAAATGTTAAGATATAAAATTTGCTTTATGAATTTCTAAAGTCTCTGTAAAAATTTCTGGCACATCTGAAAGGAGGCCGACGAGTGACGGAGATATAACAAAAGAGCAGTAGACTTGTTGAGGACAGAAATCAAAGTTTAACTGCAGATTGATAGCGCAGAAACAGTCTATCGAAATATTTAGCTAAACAAATaatgtttgatatattaaaGTGTTGATATCCCTGATAACAGTCGGAATAGATATTTGATGTCTTCAGTATAGCTTAATAGACCTCCCCTCCTCAGTTCAGGGCCAACAACAAAGTCTGTCAAAATATGTTCAATCATTCCCAGATTTGTTAAATTTAAAATTACGGACATATATTACATCAGAGGTGCTCCAGTTGATGAAATCAATCTCCATGTTTGATCATGCActtccaatatatatatatatatatctttttttaactGGTCAAGTCCTCAGTTATAGaaattttaaataagttttaaatCAATCTGCATTTGTTCAGACTACTTTGGTGACAGACTTGTTTATGACCTGCAGAGTCCCTGGAGATGAGGAGGGGTTACCTATCTGTTAGACGGCTATAACATGCTACCCCAACCGTGGAGTAATGACCTACCTGTTCGTTTAGGTTAGACACCAACAGGACACTGTTCCCACACTGAAGACCGCCCATCGCCATCCCCGTCAGGGCCGGGTTCGCAAAACTGTAATTACCAAGCTGGGGCATTTGagctgaaattaaaaacaattgtcATGCAGAAAATTGTCTTTCTTGAAAAACAGATTATAGCAAAAGTACAAAGTATGGttaaatggtatatataacacaataaAAAAATTCCAAAACATTAACTGATTGCGatgagttatattttatataaaaaaaagaagaaagaaatacaaatgtactaaaaatactaaaaacaatatcattgttaatgGACTTTGCTAGTCCTTAAAGATGAATTGAGATAAAAGGAAATTGTTGAACTTTACAAATCTTTGACAATTTACATTCTGTTTTAAATCATCTATTTTATTTTCTCCCATACCTATGACACACTAAAGCTCAATTCACTATCAGTAAATCTCATCAGTTTTGCATGTGATAATAAtcaattttctctttgttactggctttctgattggtctattcattttttttcattccacgatgaaaaaatcaatccgagaatggcgcggaattcctgacgttattatgacgtcacaatagaaacattgacgttgcgtattgatttggaaaaaataatcccttggaaaaaatcgatggaatcgtacgtgtaaatgcatttcattttataaagtagcctgggaaattaattataagtattgaagtcactattttttaatttcatcggggtatgaaataaattttgtttgcaaacttttgtgagaatccgctacgcggattcacacagtttgcaaacaaaatttctttcttaccccgatgaaattaaaaaatagtgacttccaTGCTTAAATAAATATGGTGAATCTAAAAGTTCTAGCCACACaagatattttttgttaagactaaagaaaatataaaactaCAAAGTACTGTTCTATAGAAATTCTAAAAGGGTGAAAAGTAGTCACAGAGGCTGCAAATAGGTAGGCATATATTGTTTGGGGGCTTAAAACAGATAAGTATATTGTCTGGAGGTTAAAAGTATACCCTCAATTATAATGTTGGGTTTAAAACAGGAAAACATCATTTCAATGGCAGATAAATAATAGAATGACATTTTGAAAGCTCTAGAAATTTTGACgacaaaatacaaatttctGATTTCTGTAATGTCTGAACATGAtttcttaaattttttttatttaatgaagattttttatcaaaaattgtaaaaaccGAAAGACTTACTTAATAAACTACAATAGTTTTCTCAATAGCATAAGGAGAAATGAATCTCTTCCATGAAACTTGGTTCACAGAGTTTAAATGGCCTCAGGGGAATTGAATCTCTTCAATCTCTTCAATGTAACTCGGTTTACAgaaattgaaatgaaacaatCTAATTGTTTGTTAACTTGTTCTAAACTGAGACAATAACCATGAAAGATCAGATCCGTAGTCACCATTGACAACATACTGCACCTTAACTTGTGCTTAACGTTTTGGAAGTCAATTTAAATCTATAGCACATTTAACTGTTGTGTGTAACGGGCCCCGAGTGACAGGGTAGGTGGAAATCTGGCTCCGCATGCCAATCAATACAAGTACTAGTTTTGGTTTACAAATCTCCCTTTTGGTCGCTTCTGGAAAAGGATTAAATATCATCCCTGCTGAAAAAGTGTAATTAAAATGAAGCTTTTCCTATCAATTCAGCCTTTATtaatcttatattttcatggATAGCGTTAATATCTATTTCTCATTCTTAATTCCTACAATTTCTCATGTCCGGGCAGGTCACACTGAAATTAATACTATTGGTATGAGGTTTAATCTTAGTGGCttcataagaaaaaaaatcaaaacataattgAAACGGAAGCAAAGAGAGGTGGGTGACTGGTAATAGATAGGTCAGGTAGATTTAAGACAATACGTAGCATGCTTCAACCAGTGACACCTGTTTCCATAGCAACACATAAATATAATGTTGTAAAATAGGCCATTCCATACCTACAGCAATCTCTCTTCATGTTGGAACCAAATATTAACAGGATAAAATTCATTCATTAGATTTGAATTGTTTTCTGCTTAGAAAATGGCCATTTTACAGAAATGAAGTAAAAAGAGGAGAGGAGATTGTTCAGAAGAGAATAGGAAACTTACCTTGTACACCTGGGCCAAAGTTTGAAGCTAAAACAAGACAGAGAAAACACAAATGAGAGAAACTGAAAAAAGACAGATGCAGTTACACAAACACAAGCTATAGATACAACTATTGATGAGAGAAGATCTGCTCCAGTAGTTTACCTGTATCCGCACAAGATGTCCGTTTTTTGTGTTAATGCGAGCCAATGGTAAGCATGCAGCTATAAGTCAGTCAAAGAATGTCTACATGTACACAAAATTATAAATTGTCTTATAATCTGTAGTTCTCTTGTTtctttactatatattttatattcattgatCAAGTTTCAGTTTGTTGATTATCATCATTcaattgttttttattacacatattttttaaatattttatttcatatttgccTGAATTTCATGGTTTGATATTTGAATGACATTTTCAGTGCATAAAGATACAGAGTTGAGTATCACCaattacatgaaataaattgtgtatttgaCCAACATTCTTGTCTAAGCTTGTCTACTATACACACACAAAGTAAGGCTAGTGACTTGATGGCTTTTACTGCTGTCAAAGCGACATGTTGGATACTCCCAGCACCACTGGGGAACAACACAAGCATGCAGGTTTGTCTGCCGCTCAGACCTGGTCTGTCATTACTTTACAGTAACCAAATCTTATCAATAATTCATCTCGCCATACACACATAATGCTGTCCTTTCTAAACTCCCATTATTACATTTTGCATGGTTTTTAAGagtacattttgaaaatgtcgTTTCTTTCTTTTACatgcattattattatttttcttctgactgttttcttcagtttttcttcagtttttctttaaaatgacAATAGAAATTATCTTTGTGTGGGATAGGAAATTGAAAAGTGAATGTTAGTTAGAATTCTTTTATTCTTCAACATTAGACATAAAATGTGTCTTTTCTTTCATCTTCATCTGTACAGTTCATGCCATGCAATTAGTTGATTTTCTGATTAAAGATTGAGAACCAGCCGAAGGACGGATGTCTTGAAGTCTGAGAGACAGTGTATAAACCATTGAAGCAGGAGCTGAGAGCATGCCAGAAATCTATATCCCTAGCTGATCACCCCAAGGACGACACTGTTCATCATTATATCCATGTCAATTCTCCTGGTCATTTTCGACAAAACACATCTGACAACGTTTCTGTCACAAAGACTTTATTTCCTTGGAGCTTGTGAACAGTGTCATCTAGGTAGCGGTGAGGAGTTAggatttctctcatacctatgAGTGTGGTAATCTTAGGAAATATACTGATGCTGTCCGTAGTTGTGTTACATTCCATACAACACAGTCAAATGATGTGATAAATGTAAAGAATGCAAATAGTGtgattcattttgaaatttaacaGCCTGTGACTTATTTTTTTCAGGTAAAAGAACTAATTCCAAGTTCAGAATTTCTTAAACAAGAATTTAACatcataaaattttcaaaatagggAAGCGTCTGCAAACAGAACAGAAAAACCTGAAAACCATTcatgtatgagagaaaaatattcCTTCATATGTTACTATGAAGAATAgggacattctaccactagtatCACAAAATGGAGTGAAACCTTCAGCAAAGCCTCAGattttacaacactttgtgaaCCCTAAGTAAGAATATCTGTATCATCCAcacttacatatgaaagagtcttattaGAGTTAGACTGAGTAGTTAGGTAAGACTACGGTGAAGGACAGATTACGCTGAGGAGGAGTACAGAGACGACTACTACGAGGGTTACAGGTGACAGAGATAGCAGTGTGTGAGGATTCTGTACCATAGACAGGCGTGCCTCCCATAGCGGCCGCGGCCCCGGCCCCGTAGGCGGTTAGTGGCGTGGTTCCCATCCCTGGCATCAACGCCTGCGTCATAAGATCCTGGGCACCTTCATGTGACATCACATTGGTAAATAAGGTTCATGCGATTAATATCCAGCTAATATATAGGTACGTACACCGGTTCAATGTGATAAGGTGCTGGTGATGATGCTACACGGATCTTACTGAGAACTACACATAAATCACATTCAGATCAATGTTTTATTACTATTTCTTTGTTAGGTTAGGAAACGAAATCACTCCCTACCCACTCCATGTCTTTATCTTATATTTTATTCAGCATTTATTATATTCCTTTCATTGACCAACACTTCAGATACAATTGTTCCGTGTAGCATCTCAATATTATTGCATATCTCTATATAAAATAGCTATGTAAATTAGGACAAAATTTAATAGGCAATTAAAGAAACAAAACTCCaaaatgattacatgtatatatgtaaaacccGACTGCAGGTTATACTGGGTGTGGGTTACGGTATAAATAGCATGGTAATGATAATACAAAGTAAGCATGGTAAGTAGCCAAAACAACCACAAGTAATAGCACACACTCAATCTCTCCGCTCTAAACCTTTCACTAAATGCCTTGTTGGTTAAGAAAGCAAATCTTCAAATTGAATTAAGCACAAGAAAATTCAAAAGTCAAATACAAAAACTTCaacatgaacatttttttttaaaccttcCTCCTCCCCTTTCCCATGCTGAATAACTAAGTGAACGACACTATTTACCGATGATCTATATTTATACACAAATGTAAACGCACAAATGACATCAATACCACATTTGGGCCAGAGTTAATCGTTCATATTCACTATAAAATTAGTTAATTGTTTCGACAGCTTCTATATATTTCTACTTAAGAGTGATAGGCTTATCGAAACATGTGCTTTAAACATTGCAACACAAAAGACATATGttaaaaattgtattgtaaaacatacataaagaaagattttaataaaaagatcaaaacaaaataaagaatagAACACATTTCTACATAATCTGAAAAAATTAGAAATAGAAAAAAGtgataaaatttcacaattgaaattaatcaaatagatttttttttttttttactaaaatagAGATGTGTTTAGAAATCTAAAGACAGAAAAAAGTgatgaaatttaattaaaaggAAAAATTAAATGTCTGAAAACAATACTAAAACACAGAAATGTGTTTAGTGTTGAGGTTTTCATGCACCAGAAGAGTAgatttttgttgatatttaccTCCCATCCCTCCTATTCCGCCTAAACCCCCTACCATTCGTAGGGACTCTAAAATACAAACAGTACATGGGTCAGTACATACGTAGGGGAGGAGAGAGGAGTGACAGAACACACACATAGCTGTACAGTCTTAAATACAGTTCACATAGCTAGCTTATATCCACAACATTTTCCCTAAAATGCTATTTTCTGTACAATACtggttaatttatttttatatttgcttTCTTTAAAGAATGAATTAACaaagttttaaaattgattaattgatatctataattgttttcattgaatttgcttatAATATTATGTGTATAATCAGCTGTTTAATCTCAAAGTAGAATTTAGGTGTTTGTGAAAATAAAGATATGAAAGAAAGCTTTGAACAAAGACAGTATGCAAATAAGAAATAACAATGCATTAATATAAAAGGCACCTGAGTTTGTATATAGCCATTACAGTTCAATGTTTTAATATGCCAATCAGGTTGATCTCTAGATCAGtaaaaaatattactttatcataaataaatcttgaataattttatttttggtttCCATAAAGAAACATATAATGTCCAAATGTTATTTCCCTTTGAAAACTATAATATATTTCTGAACAACTAACATAGAAAAAGCTCCACAGAACTCAGGTGACTTTAAAATACTTGAAAAAACGATATGGAGTAGTTGGAGTCTCCATCTGTTTGACATGACACTATTTTAGCTTACCTTGCATTCCTCCGACGCCGCCAACACCTCCGACTCCTCCTAGCATGCCCCCCGGGGCATGACGCTGGACGGATGCGTCGCCAGCACACAGCTGATTTACTTTAGTGTAGTCGTAGGACttgtcattgttgtatttcacATTTAGGTTAGAGAGGTTAGAGAAGTCAATCTTCAGTGTACAGCACCCATTGTAAATGTTCTGGCCATCTAGTGACTGCAATaaatttttttagttttgtcTCCAATTAGaaattttcataataatattgagttgatttatcaaaatattgccTCTGTTCATGAATCTTCAGAATTTCAAGAATAAAGTTTAACTGAATAATAGATTTTActcaaaaaacattttataatatctGTCAACACCAAGAGGCTTATTATCAAATCGCATGTATGGACACTTTTTTCAGACTTACATATTTTGCAGTTTTAGCAGAAATTGAATCTTGAAACTGAATTAAGGCCTGGAATGTATCTGAAAAAGCAGAAAGTAGgggtttatttttcatttcatacaaAACAACAGActtaattcaaatttatttatgatCTTCTTAAAAACTAACTTTATTTATGATCTTCTTAAAAACTAAATTTAACATCCAATTTAAGACAGCTTTTCtcaaaaaatatatcttaattatctccccttgcccATACTCTTGTACACTTATCCTTTGATTTACCTTCCCTTGTCCTACCCccatgtacaaatgtactttGAATTACCACCCCTTGTACCCCTGTCGCGCGGTAGAATGGTGCCCTGGTCAGCTGGTATGATCAGATTACTACTACCATACACACACAACAGATTATCCCCTCTAAACCCATTGGTATTAAATAAAGCTAAAACCCAAGCTCATCAGATTCTACATACTGTTCTTTGTGAAGGTGATGATCTTCGTCACAAATCCGAATCTGCTGAATATCTGAAATCACAATATCATAAGAAGTTTTAAGAACTTATCAAGTGCCAATGGTtctgaatacatatatacatatatatatatcctgaGTGCTGCCCGAAGTCATCAAATGGGCGGGGTTATTGTAGGCACCGTAACCAAGGCAACACTAGTGGTATTCTTAGTCATTAATGGTGTTTTATGTCTATAATAAATATCTCCTATACAAGTAAACTACAAATCTTGTGGCATCATATGTGAAATCAATACACCCTTAATTAATATTGGATACCACGAGATGCAACATGATAAGCCGGCATTAATCGCAACATAGTGTGATCATGTATTGGATCTTCTAGCTAATTTTATGACACGATTCAATGACACACCTGGTAATGAGGACAATAGTAGGATCATAGATTGGATCTTTGTAAACACTATATAACAAGACCTAGCAACAATTAATCTTGTCTACTAAGCTTCCACTTagaatacaatatttttatcaaaaaccaAAATGATGTAATATCCTTatatgatattgtaacatcCCTGTACTAGGTATACCTGATGTAATGTTGTGACATCTACTGGATACAACAGTTTTTCTACAATCACCCGAAGGATGGATCGTGTGTTGTCGGACTGTGGGATATCATTGGACATTTCACTTGCTGCCAAAATCGCTGCTTTAGCACTTGCATTCTGAGAACAATAAAGaccaatatataatatatattgctTTAAATTTCTTTTGTCATTAAATACAGAATGCATTGACAGGCAATAGAACAATCATCAGGACCTTTTGTCCTTGGGATATCATATTGGTTATAGAAACTTTCTCATTATCAGAGCAAGAGGAAAATATTTGAGCTGAACCCTTGTCATATTATATTATCTTTGAAAGAATTCAATTCTCTCCCTTTGGTGTGATATTTATGGTAATCTTATGAACAGGTATGAAGATACATGGGCCATCTGATAGGTATAAACGTTTGGATGATTTACCTGTGGAGAGTTGATCTGGTCCACGACCAACTGTTTGTGTTTTGAGAATTGTataaagacatgtttgccccggATTAATGCCGTGTTTGAGGTGGAGTGATACTTTATCATTCCACAAGCACTATCTTCTGTCTCCATCTCTAGGAAAGCCTGCCAGTAAAACACCAAATACAAGTAGATTTCTAGTACAAACCAGCAATTTATTGCGTTTAATAGAGCAATAGATGAGACGGTATCTTTATAAATACTAATCATAGTGGTTTATCGCAGGTTTGTGCAGGAATAAAATAGTACTGCTCTGCTGGGTTTGTACATCAGTGGAGTTACAGCAGTAAAACCACATTATAAACGCAGCCAACAGTCTCACACAACTCTCAGGGTATGGGTCGTGCAACATTAGCTGTAAATATgccaataaataaaatgatataaaatgtatttatgcCACTTTGATAGCAATTAAACTGTTATCAATAACGGTAGTCTGTTTATCTTGAACAATT
This portion of the Argopecten irradians isolate NY chromosome 6, Ai_NY, whole genome shotgun sequence genome encodes:
- the LOC138325922 gene encoding polypyrimidine tract-binding protein 3-like isoform X4; protein product: MDGRGRLADAAKSVSMSRIPHLKRVVSQLEALANQALAEEKLRYRDSSLMPGTKRPSEDLMSSSPMITNGTGLSPQQVPTTDNDAKKVKLEQPSQEISRVIHVRGIPENATEAEIVQLGIPFGKVTNVLRVKKSQAFLEMETEDSACGMIKYHSTSNTALIRGKHVFIQFSKHKQLVVDQINSPQNASAKAAILAASEMSNDIPQSDNTRSILRVIVEKLLYPVDVTTLHQIFSRFGFVTKIITFTKNNTFQALIQFQDSISAKTAKYSLDGQNIYNGCCTLKIDFSNLSNLNVKYNNDKSYDYTKVNQLCAGDASVQRHAPGGMLGGVGGVGGVGGMQESLRMVGGLGGIGGMGGAQDLMTQALMPGMGTTPLTAYGAGAAAAMGGTPVYASNFGPGVQAQMPQLGNYSFANPALTGMAMGGLQCGNSVLLVSNLNEQMATPDALFTLFGVYGDVHRVKILYNKKDNALIQMAEPFQAQQALQYLDKFKVWGKQIRVAASKHSVVQMPREGQPDAGLTKDFTNSPLHRFKRPGSKNCLNIFPPSAVLHLSNIPPNVTEEEITDRFKEQGSVAAFKFFPKDRKMALIQMSSVEEAVEALINLHNVQLSENNHLRVSFSKSTI
- the LOC138325922 gene encoding polypyrimidine tract-binding protein 3-like isoform X6, with the protein product MHVRPNEGISSETESRMLQSLWMLTVCVLVAVTSMDSSLMPGTKRPSEDLMSSSPMITNGTGLSPQQVPTTDNDAKKVKLEQPSQEISRVIHVRGIPENATEAEIVQLGIPFGKVTNVLRVKKSQAFLEMETEDSACGMIKYHSTSNTALIRGKHVFIQFSKHKQLVVDQINSPQNASAKAAILAASEMSNDIPQSDNTRSILRVIVEKLLYPVDVTTLHQIFSRFGFVTKIITFTKNNTFQALIQFQDSISAKTAKYSLDGQNIYNGCCTLKIDFSNLSNLNVKYNNDKSYDYTKVNQLCAGDASVQRHAPGGMLGGVGGVGGVGGMQESLRMVGGLGGIGGMGGAQDLMTQALMPGMGTTPLTAYGAGAAAAMGGTPVYASNFGPGVQAQMPQLGNYSFANPALTGMAMGGLQCGNSVLLVSNLNEQMATPDALFTLFGVYGDVHRVKILYNKKDNALIQMAEPFQAQQALQYLDKFKVWGKQIRVAASKHSVVQMPREGQPDAGLTKDFTNSPLHRFKRPGSKNCLNIFPPSAVLHLSNIPPNVTEEEITDRFKEQGSVAAFKFFPKDRKMALIQMSSVEEAVEALINLHNVQLSENNHLRVSFSKSTI
- the LOC138325922 gene encoding polypyrimidine tract-binding protein 3-like isoform X3, whose protein sequence is MYVCYYTYPGTHTPTAAVAPPATPSFTPSPHHTISAAPSPVQIPISEQLLLQAPGPAAPVAPQHIPITISRKRPSEDLMSSSPMITNGTGLSPQQVPTTDNDAKKVKLEQPSQEISRVIHVRGIPENATEAEIVQLGIPFGKVTNVLRVKKSQAFLEMETEDSACGMIKYHSTSNTALIRGKHVFIQFSKHKQLVVDQINSPQNASAKAAILAASEMSNDIPQSDNTRSILRVIVEKLLYPVDVTTLHQIFSRFGFVTKIITFTKNNTFQALIQFQDSISAKTAKYSLDGQNIYNGCCTLKIDFSNLSNLNVKYNNDKSYDYTKVNQLCAGDASVQRHAPGGMLGGVGGVGGVGGMQGAQDLMTQALMPGMGTTPLTAYGAGAAAAMGGTPVYASNFGPGVQAQMPQLGNYSFANPALTGMAMGGLQCGNSVLLVSNLNEQMATPDALFTLFGVYGDVHRVKILYNKKDNALIQMAEPFQAQQALQYLDKFKVWGKQIRVAASKHSVVQMPREGQPDAGLTKDFTNSPLHRFKRPGSKNCLNIFPPSAVLHLSNIPPNVTEEEITDRFKEQGSVAAFKFFPKDRKMALIQMSSVEEAVEALINLHNVQLSENNHLRVSFSKSTI
- the LOC138325922 gene encoding polypyrimidine tract-binding protein 3-like isoform X11, with product MCSDKRPSEDLMSSSPMITNGTGLSPQQVPTTDNDAKKVKLEQPSQEISRVIHVRGIPENATEAEIVQLGIPFGKVTNVLRVKKSQAFLEMETEDSACGMIKYHSTSNTALIRGKHVFIQFSKHKQLVVDQINSPQNASAKAAILAASEMSNDIPQSDNTRSILRVIVEKLLYPVDVTTLHQIFSRFGFVTKIITFTKNNTFQALIQFQDSISAKTAKYSLDGQNIYNGCCTLKIDFSNLSNLNVKYNNDKSYDYTKVNQLCAGDASVQRHAPGGMLGGVGGVGGVGGMQESLRMVGGLGGIGGMGGAQDLMTQALMPGMGTTPLTAYGAGAAAAMGGTPVYASNFGPGVQAQMPQLGNYSFANPALTGMAMGGLQCGNSVLLVSNLNEQMATPDALFTLFGVYGDVHRVKILYNKKDNALIQMAEPFQAQQALQYLDKFKVWGKQIRVAASKHSVVQMPREGQPDAGLTKDFTNSPLHRFKRPGSKNCLNIFPPSAVLHLSNIPPNVTEEEITDRFKEQGSVAAFKFFPKDRKMALIQMSSVEEAVEALINLHNVQLSENNHLRVSFSKSTI